A single region of the Microbulbifer sp. MKSA007 genome encodes:
- a CDS encoding dicarboxylate/amino acid:cation symporter: MGLTTKILVGMFAGITVGGLINSLNETQLLGAGVNSAINLYLTEGLFDVIGRIFIASLKLMVVPLVLVSLISGACALSEGSRIGPLAGKTVLLYMATTAIAITLALCLALIFQPGVGVNEAAAEAASTFVPKESPPLSEVLVNIFPTNPVAAMAEGNMLQIIVFALLMGYAISRCGEPGQRIAAFFNDLNTVVLRMVGVLMVFAPYGVFALLAKTFAGLGLGGLIQLGKYFLVVVCALLLHALGTYSVILKLLSGLNPLELLKKMWSTMLFAFSTASSAATIPVTLSTVEKRLGVDNKIAAFTVPLGATINMDGTAIMQGVATVFIAQFFGIEIGLTGFLTVILTATLASIGTAGVPGVGLIMLGMVLQQVGLPLEGIAIVIGVDRLLDMVRTAVNITGDAVVSSVVAKSEGALDEETYYDANYKSVSINDNNTVGAH; the protein is encoded by the coding sequence ATGGGGCTTACGACCAAAATTTTAGTGGGAATGTTTGCGGGCATTACCGTTGGGGGGTTAATCAACTCCTTGAATGAGACCCAGCTGCTCGGTGCTGGCGTGAACAGTGCTATTAATCTTTACCTGACCGAAGGCCTGTTCGATGTTATCGGCCGTATCTTTATCGCGTCACTAAAGTTGATGGTGGTACCTTTGGTTCTGGTCTCGCTGATCAGTGGCGCCTGTGCCCTATCGGAAGGCAGCCGAATTGGGCCGCTGGCGGGTAAAACCGTCCTGCTTTATATGGCGACAACGGCCATTGCCATTACTCTGGCACTGTGTCTGGCATTAATCTTCCAGCCTGGAGTTGGTGTTAATGAAGCTGCAGCTGAAGCCGCTTCAACATTTGTGCCGAAGGAGTCCCCACCTCTTTCAGAGGTACTGGTCAATATATTCCCGACCAACCCTGTTGCCGCTATGGCTGAGGGAAATATGCTGCAGATTATCGTTTTTGCCCTGTTGATGGGCTATGCGATCTCTCGTTGCGGGGAGCCGGGTCAACGTATTGCCGCTTTCTTTAATGACCTCAATACCGTTGTTTTGCGCATGGTCGGTGTACTGATGGTTTTTGCCCCCTATGGCGTTTTTGCGTTGCTGGCGAAAACCTTTGCCGGTCTTGGGTTAGGAGGCTTGATACAACTCGGAAAGTATTTCCTGGTCGTGGTCTGTGCCCTGCTTCTGCATGCATTGGGTACTTACTCGGTGATTCTGAAGCTGCTGAGTGGGCTCAATCCCCTAGAGCTACTGAAGAAAATGTGGTCGACCATGTTATTTGCCTTCAGTACCGCTTCCTCTGCTGCCACTATCCCGGTGACTTTGTCGACGGTAGAGAAGCGCCTGGGTGTGGATAATAAAATTGCTGCATTCACAGTTCCCCTAGGTGCGACTATCAATATGGATGGCACCGCGATTATGCAGGGTGTGGCTACGGTCTTTATTGCCCAGTTCTTTGGAATTGAGATCGGCCTGACCGGCTTTCTGACGGTGATCCTGACAGCAACTCTGGCGTCTATTGGTACTGCTGGGGTGCCCGGCGTCGGCCTGATTATGTTGGGTATGGTATTGCAGCAGGTGGGTCTGCCACTCGAGGGGATTGCCATTGTGATCGGCGTAGATCGCCTGTTGGATATGGTGCGCACGGCGGTCAATATTACCGGTGATGCGGTAGTAAGTAGTGTGGTGGCGAAGAGTGAAGGTGCCCTGGACGAAGAGACTTACTACGATGCCAATTACAAGAGTGTCAGCATTAACGACAACAACACAGTAGGCGCCCACTAG
- a CDS encoding chorismate lyase, with protein MQQGETCCHRPGYNGAFIQTAELSLHQSPFVPSGDWQSLPLETQQQPPKNLVPWLTYSGSLTAALKQQSDGDFYVRVLYQGWQTPRPEECLVLGLHNGNRALIREVLLYGCGQPWVYARSVLPERSLQGKSRNLRSLDTRPLGELLFSEPGIRRGEIALNLLQQSPGCADRELGDRDSEVWGRRSVFWLRDKPLLVSEAFLPNFTPTGDPIAQETAKTIATEDSL; from the coding sequence ATGCAACAGGGAGAGACCTGTTGCCACCGACCGGGATACAATGGGGCCTTTATCCAGACTGCGGAGTTATCGTTGCACCAATCACCATTTGTGCCCTCTGGCGATTGGCAGAGTTTGCCTCTTGAAACCCAGCAGCAACCACCCAAAAATCTGGTGCCCTGGCTGACCTATTCCGGATCACTCACCGCCGCTCTCAAGCAGCAAAGTGACGGAGACTTTTATGTTCGCGTGCTGTATCAGGGGTGGCAGACACCCCGCCCTGAAGAATGCCTTGTACTGGGGTTACACAATGGCAACCGGGCCCTGATTCGGGAAGTACTGCTCTACGGCTGCGGACAACCCTGGGTGTACGCCCGCAGCGTTTTACCCGAGCGCAGCCTGCAGGGAAAATCTCGCAATCTGCGCAGCCTGGATACTCGCCCGCTGGGGGAGCTGCTGTTTAGTGAACCGGGTATTCGCAGAGGCGAGATCGCCCTAAATTTACTGCAGCAATCCCCTGGCTGCGCCGATCGTGAACTTGGGGATAGAGATTCTGAAGTCTGGGGTCGCCGCTCGGTATTCTGGCTGCGGGATAAGCCCTTACTGGTGTCGGAGGCTTTTCTTCCCAACTTCACACCGACAGGTGACCCCATAGCGCAAGAAACTGCCAAAACTATCGCAACTGAGGATTCACTGTGA
- the ubiA gene encoding 4-hydroxybenzoate octaprenyltransferase: MISQQISQHWPTALPYWQLARMDKPIGSLLLLWPTWCALWLAAEGWPGFHLFIVFTLGVILMRAAGCAVNDFADRKIDAHVKRTAERPLATGALTPKSALALFAGLSAAAFLLVLTTNTLTILLSFLALALAFGYPFAKRHTHLPQMVLGAAFSMGIPMSFAAVTGEVPAEAWLLYTANLVWTLCYDTFYAMVDRDDDLQIGVKSTAILFGEMDKVITGTLQLLVLIALLLIGSRFSLGIFYYLALLPVCSLFVYQQWLIRDRGREGCFQAFINNNWVGFAIFAGISLHFLLN; the protein is encoded by the coding sequence GTGATCAGCCAACAGATCTCACAACACTGGCCCACAGCGCTGCCCTACTGGCAATTGGCGAGGATGGACAAGCCCATAGGTTCACTGCTGTTACTCTGGCCCACTTGGTGCGCACTATGGCTAGCCGCTGAGGGATGGCCGGGCTTTCACTTGTTTATCGTATTTACACTTGGGGTGATCCTGATGCGAGCGGCTGGCTGTGCAGTCAATGACTTCGCCGATCGCAAAATTGACGCCCATGTAAAACGCACCGCAGAGCGCCCCCTGGCCACCGGCGCACTGACGCCAAAGTCTGCATTGGCGCTTTTCGCCGGGCTCAGCGCTGCCGCCTTCCTACTGGTACTCACCACCAACACACTCACGATTCTCCTCTCGTTTTTAGCTCTGGCCCTGGCATTCGGTTATCCCTTTGCAAAGCGCCACACACACCTACCCCAGATGGTCCTGGGCGCCGCCTTTAGTATGGGAATCCCCATGTCTTTCGCAGCGGTTACAGGAGAAGTACCAGCAGAGGCCTGGTTGCTCTATACCGCCAACCTGGTTTGGACCCTGTGCTATGACACTTTCTATGCGATGGTGGACCGCGATGACGATCTTCAGATCGGCGTTAAATCCACCGCCATTTTGTTTGGGGAAATGGACAAGGTCATCACCGGAACCTTACAACTTTTAGTTCTAATAGCCCTGCTGCTTATTGGATCAAGGTTCTCACTCGGTATTTTTTACTACTTGGCGCTATTGCCGGTTTGCAGTTTATTCGTTTATCAGCAGTGGCTGATTCGGGACAGAGGGCGAGAGGGCTGTTTTCAGGCTTTTATCAACAATAATTGGGTAGGGTTTGCCATTTTCGCCGGCATATCGCTGCATTTTCTGCTGAATTGA
- the phoB gene encoding phosphate regulon transcriptional regulator PhoB, whose protein sequence is MHSKTILIVDDESAVRDMLRVALEMADYRCLEAENAQEAHALIIDEKPDLVLLDWMLPDVSGVELARRLKRDELTTSLPIIMLTAKGEEDNKIKGLETGADDYITKPFSPRELVARLKAVLRRAGPATPEEPLSAGALILDPLSHRVTIKGQPVDMGPTEFRLLTFFLSHQERAYTRTQLLDHVWGGNVYVEERTVDVHIRRLRKALAIDGHDRYIQTVRGTGYRFSVQTAEKV, encoded by the coding sequence ATGCACAGTAAAACGATCCTGATTGTCGATGACGAATCCGCAGTGCGCGATATGCTGCGGGTCGCACTGGAAATGGCAGATTACCGCTGCCTTGAGGCGGAAAACGCCCAGGAAGCTCACGCCCTGATTATCGACGAGAAGCCAGACTTAGTGCTGCTCGACTGGATGCTGCCGGATGTTTCCGGGGTAGAGCTGGCAAGGCGCCTCAAGCGCGATGAACTCACCACCTCGTTGCCAATCATCATGCTCACGGCAAAAGGTGAAGAAGACAATAAAATCAAAGGGTTAGAGACCGGGGCCGACGATTACATCACCAAGCCTTTCTCCCCCCGGGAGCTGGTTGCACGCTTAAAGGCCGTACTGCGCCGCGCGGGCCCGGCAACCCCGGAAGAACCGCTCAGTGCCGGCGCACTGATATTGGACCCACTGAGTCACCGGGTCACTATCAAAGGGCAGCCGGTAGATATGGGGCCAACAGAATTTCGCCTGCTTACCTTCTTCCTCTCCCACCAGGAGCGCGCCTATACACGCACCCAACTCCTCGATCATGTATGGGGTGGGAATGTCTATGTAGAGGAGCGCACCGTGGATGTCCATATTCGCCGTCTGCGCAAAGCCCTGGCCATTGATGGCCACGACCGCTATATCCAGACAGTTCGCGGCACCGGGTATCGGTTTTCTGTGCAAACCGCAGAAAAAGTGTGA
- a CDS encoding phosphate regulon sensor protein PhoR has translation MWAEEAVPLPPSIRQHGNSMLDRSIGEFSRFVIIALGCTILGVTSGSWSLALIAGLASYLISVLWQQQRFNRWLANGRRGPAPTAFGIWGEIYDDFYRMQRRHRREKQKLHVMLRRVQDSTSALREGIVALEDGDNLAWWNPAAGELLGLQASDSGQSLVNFVRDPGFVSYMHSDNNGEPLTLPAPGNEARMLQLEVTRYGKDEALVIVRDITRLHNLEQMRRDFVANVSHELRTPSR, from the coding sequence ATGTGGGCGGAAGAGGCTGTGCCACTGCCGCCATCTATCAGGCAACACGGCAACTCTATGTTGGATCGCAGTATTGGCGAGTTCTCGCGTTTCGTAATTATCGCCCTGGGGTGCACCATTCTCGGTGTCACCTCCGGCAGCTGGTCTCTCGCCCTGATTGCGGGATTGGCCAGCTACCTAATCTCAGTGCTGTGGCAACAGCAACGTTTCAACCGCTGGCTGGCAAACGGCAGACGCGGCCCAGCCCCAACCGCCTTTGGAATTTGGGGCGAAATCTACGACGACTTTTACCGTATGCAGCGGCGCCACCGCCGCGAGAAGCAGAAGCTGCATGTGATGTTGCGCCGGGTACAGGACAGTACCAGCGCACTGCGCGAGGGCATTGTAGCCCTGGAAGACGGCGATAACCTGGCCTGGTGGAACCCTGCTGCCGGTGAACTGCTCGGGTTACAGGCCAGTGACTCCGGCCAGTCATTAGTCAACTTTGTCCGCGACCCTGGCTTTGTCAGCTATATGCACAGTGACAACAACGGGGAACCCCTCACTCTGCCCGCACCTGGCAATGAAGCCCGCATGTTACAGCTGGAAGTCACCCGCTACGGTAAAGATGAGGCATTGGTCATTGTTCGCGACATCACCCGTTTACACAATCTCGAGCAGATGCGTCGGGATTTTGTCGCCAATGTTTCCCATGAGCTGCGCACCCCCTCACGGTAA
- a CDS encoding ATP-binding protein, with product MAPPPWRKPLAQMEEQTGRMSTLVNDLLLLARLETSERKSGDMAVAVPELIERVAQEARSFSGDRHHHIEVDCKGDCYLNGDPGELHSAFANLVLNAVKYTPEEGGIQLRWWQDDKGGHFSVEDNGIGIDSIHIPRLTERFYRVDPGRSRDSGGTGLGLAIVKHVLLRHNGEMSVESTPGQGSLFTLHFPPAKLAQKPAPRLSSEAAN from the coding sequence ATGGCACCACCTCCCTGGAGGAAACCCCTGGCTCAAATGGAGGAGCAGACTGGCCGCATGAGTACGCTGGTCAATGACCTGCTGCTATTGGCTCGCTTGGAGACCTCTGAGCGCAAAAGCGGGGATATGGCTGTGGCAGTGCCAGAACTGATTGAGAGGGTGGCCCAGGAAGCGCGCAGCTTCAGTGGCGATCGGCATCATCATATCGAAGTTGATTGCAAAGGGGATTGCTACCTCAATGGAGACCCCGGCGAATTACACAGTGCTTTTGCCAACTTAGTATTAAATGCAGTGAAATACACCCCCGAAGAGGGCGGAATTCAATTGCGCTGGTGGCAGGATGACAAAGGCGGGCACTTTTCCGTAGAGGACAATGGTATCGGTATTGATTCGATCCATATTCCCCGCCTGACTGAGCGCTTCTATCGAGTTGATCCAGGCCGCTCACGGGACAGTGGCGGCACAGGTCTCGGGTTGGCGATCGTTAAGCATGTGTTGCTGCGACACAATGGAGAAATGAGTGTAGAAAGTACGCCCGGGCAGGGCAGTCTCTTCACCCTTCACTTTCCACCAGCAAAGCTGGCTCAAAAGCCAGCACCCAGATTGAGTTCTGAAGCCGCTAATTAA